The following coding sequences lie in one Spirosoma sp. KUDC1026 genomic window:
- a CDS encoding outer membrane beta-barrel protein, giving the protein MKKSVLLLLVLLCATISAEAQREFILSCQDKKGFVNLSAGVSIPVAQFANSSSGNSEASMASPGTSINLSVGYRLLGNWGLMIKGEQLKNFYNTKAMLAAVSPVRAESDVWTAKADNWIVNSVMVGPFVSLPYRRFALDARLLAGLVQATLPGTSMEGNYGYNRYAIQTFGATSKGLALGGGVTVRYRLSPYLSITLAGDLTRSQLVFHDLRSMASSSAGRSESVAYNSERVISAISVSTGMSFLFGNSFRPY; this is encoded by the coding sequence ATGAAAAAAAGTGTACTGCTTCTGCTGGTCTTGTTGTGCGCTACCATTTCTGCTGAGGCCCAGCGCGAATTCATTCTGTCCTGTCAGGATAAAAAAGGATTTGTCAACCTATCGGCTGGGGTGAGCATTCCGGTGGCGCAGTTCGCCAACTCATCGTCGGGTAATTCAGAAGCCAGTATGGCTAGCCCCGGAACATCAATTAATCTGTCGGTTGGCTATCGGCTGCTGGGCAACTGGGGGCTGATGATAAAAGGCGAACAACTCAAAAATTTCTATAATACAAAAGCCATGCTGGCGGCCGTTAGTCCAGTCAGGGCCGAAAGTGATGTATGGACGGCAAAAGCCGATAATTGGATTGTCAATTCGGTCATGGTGGGACCTTTTGTCAGCCTGCCTTATCGCCGATTTGCGCTTGATGCACGACTATTGGCGGGATTGGTTCAGGCGACACTGCCCGGCACGAGTATGGAAGGAAATTACGGCTACAACCGCTACGCCATCCAGACATTTGGCGCTACGAGTAAAGGACTGGCGCTGGGCGGGGGCGTTACCGTCCGTTACCGACTTAGCCCATACTTGTCTATTACTCTGGCGGGCGATCTCACTCGTTCGCAACTGGTATTTCATGACCTACGCTCAATGGCCTCCAGTAGTGCTGGCCGGTCGGAGAGTGTCGCCTATAATAGCGAGCGGGTGATCAGCGCAATTAGCGTGTCGACGGGTATGTCGTTTTTATTTGGGAACAGTTTTCGTCCTTACTAA